The following coding sequences are from one Gemmatimonadota bacterium window:
- a CDS encoding c-type cytochrome yields MSDQDRLIEHSYDGIQEYDNPMPAWWVTTFWLTIIYAVLYYFNVFGIGEGKGRQAEYQAAMATAAAEHPVVASTVTPEQLLAMAADPKSVEEGKEVFTKNCAACHAADGGGLIGPNLTDDAWIHGGTIDKIHTTIVDGVLAKGMPAWGQMLKPEDVEHVTSYVWSLHGTTPAKPKVAEGVVEAR; encoded by the coding sequence ATGAGTGACCAGGATCGCCTGATCGAGCACAGCTACGACGGGATTCAGGAGTACGACAATCCGATGCCGGCGTGGTGGGTGACCACCTTCTGGCTGACGATCATCTACGCGGTGTTGTACTACTTCAATGTCTTCGGCATTGGCGAAGGGAAGGGGCGCCAGGCCGAGTATCAGGCGGCGATGGCGACGGCGGCCGCCGAGCATCCGGTGGTGGCGTCGACGGTGACGCCGGAACAGTTGCTGGCGATGGCTGCCGACCCGAAGAGCGTCGAGGAAGGGAAGGAAGTCTTCACCAAGAACTGTGCGGCATGTCATGCGGCCGACGGCGGCGGCCTGATCGGGCCGAACCTGACCGACGACGCCTGGATCCACGGTGGCACGATCGACAAGATCCACACCACCATCGTCGACGGTGTCCTTGCGAAGGGGATGCCGGCCTGGGGCCAGATGCTCAAGCCCGAGGACGTGGAGCACGTGACCAGCTATGTCTGGTCCCTGCACGGCACCACGCCCGCCAAACCGAAAGTTGCAGAAGGAGTCGTGGAAGCCCGATGA
- a CDS encoding cbb3-type cytochrome c oxidase subunit 3 gives MSLTDLMSNAGLSSYAEVALILFLASFLGIAWWVFRPSARLRWQAAARLPLDDAPTTPSSPSAGASHE, from the coding sequence ATGAGCCTCACCGACCTGATGAGCAACGCGGGGCTCTCGAGCTATGCCGAGGTCGCCCTGATCCTCTTCCTGGCATCCTTCCTCGGGATCGCGTGGTGGGTCTTCCGCCCCTCCGCGCGCCTCCGCTGGCAGGCCGCTGCCCGGCTTCCCCTCGACGACGCGCCGACGACGCCGTCCAGTCCTTCCGCAGGAGCGTCCCATGAGTGA
- the ccoN gene encoding cytochrome-c oxidase, cbb3-type subunit I, whose product MSAAVSGAGSGAVLDEFTYDDAIVRKFLVACFVWGLIGMIVGLLIALQLADPAFNLGLPITSFGRLRPLHTNAVIFAFAGNAFFCGCYYSSQRLLKTRMFSDALSNFHFWGWQAIIVAAAITLPLGMTQAKEYAELEWPIDIAIAVVWVAFAVNFVGTMVKRRERHLYVAIWFYVASIVTVAVLHIFNNLSVPAGAFKSYSIYAGVQDAFMQWWYGHNAVAFFLTTPFLGLMYYFMPKAAGGPVFSYRLSILHFWSLVFLYIWAGPHHLHYTALPEWASTLGMIFSVMLWAPSWGGMINGLLTLRGGWQKVVDDPILKFFVVGITAYGMSTFEGPMLSIKSVNALAHYTDWIIAHVHTGALGWNGFLTFGMVYWLLPRLFQAPLHSKKLAGLHFWIATFGIILYVVAIYSAGVTQGLMWRAFDETGRLMYPDFVETVAKLMPMYWVRVVGGSLYIVGMLLFGWNILMTWRARPKTYEVPVIRAAPLSKAYVPDPEHVPAGEGFIGRIRAMRYHRKWERMPVFFTVLVVLAVVVASLFEILPTFLIKANVPTIASVKPYTPLELYGRDMYIREGCFNCHSQQIRPLRYETERYGEYSKPGESVYEHPFLWGSRRIGPDLAREGGKYPNLWHVRHFANPRELAAKSIMPAYAHFATNTIDWDVIPKRIDAMAMLGVPYGDAINNAVPMAKAQAAELAAEVERSGGPAGLADREVIAIVAYMQRLGRDIKSTPVAAAGRAP is encoded by the coding sequence ATGAGTGCAGCTGTGTCGGGTGCAGGATCGGGAGCGGTGCTGGACGAATTCACGTACGATGACGCCATCGTCCGCAAATTTCTCGTTGCCTGCTTCGTCTGGGGCCTGATCGGAATGATCGTGGGGCTGCTGATCGCCCTGCAGCTCGCCGATCCCGCCTTCAATCTCGGACTGCCGATCACGTCGTTCGGCCGGCTCCGCCCTCTCCACACCAACGCGGTGATCTTCGCCTTCGCGGGCAACGCGTTCTTCTGCGGCTGCTACTACTCGTCGCAACGATTGCTGAAGACGCGGATGTTCTCCGACGCCCTCAGCAATTTTCATTTCTGGGGCTGGCAGGCGATCATCGTCGCGGCCGCGATCACGCTGCCACTCGGGATGACCCAGGCCAAGGAATACGCCGAGCTCGAATGGCCGATCGACATCGCGATCGCCGTGGTGTGGGTGGCCTTCGCGGTGAACTTCGTCGGGACGATGGTCAAGCGGCGCGAACGGCACCTCTACGTGGCGATCTGGTTCTACGTCGCCTCGATCGTGACCGTCGCGGTGCTGCACATCTTCAACAACCTCTCGGTTCCGGCTGGCGCCTTCAAGAGCTACTCGATCTACGCCGGCGTGCAGGACGCCTTCATGCAGTGGTGGTACGGCCACAACGCCGTCGCCTTCTTCCTGACGACGCCCTTCCTCGGGCTGATGTACTACTTCATGCCGAAGGCGGCGGGCGGCCCGGTCTTCTCGTACCGGCTCTCGATCCTGCACTTCTGGTCGCTGGTCTTCCTCTACATCTGGGCCGGGCCGCACCACCTCCACTACACGGCGCTGCCGGAGTGGGCGTCCACGCTCGGGATGATCTTCTCGGTGATGCTCTGGGCGCCGAGCTGGGGCGGCATGATCAACGGCCTGCTCACGCTGCGCGGCGGCTGGCAGAAGGTCGTGGATGACCCGATCCTCAAGTTCTTCGTCGTCGGCATCACGGCGTACGGCATGTCGACGTTCGAGGGCCCGATGCTCTCGATCAAGAGCGTCAACGCCCTGGCCCACTACACCGACTGGATCATCGCCCACGTGCACACCGGCGCGCTCGGCTGGAACGGCTTCCTCACCTTCGGCATGGTCTACTGGCTGCTGCCGCGCCTCTTCCAGGCGCCGCTGCACTCGAAGAAGCTGGCGGGGCTGCACTTCTGGATCGCCACCTTCGGCATCATCCTGTACGTCGTGGCGATCTACAGCGCCGGCGTGACGCAGGGGTTGATGTGGCGTGCCTTCGACGAGACCGGCCGCCTGATGTATCCGGACTTCGTCGAGACGGTCGCCAAGCTGATGCCGATGTACTGGGTGCGCGTCGTCGGCGGCTCGCTCTACATCGTCGGCATGCTGCTCTTCGGCTGGAACATCCTGATGACGTGGCGCGCGCGGCCGAAGACCTACGAGGTCCCGGTGATCCGGGCCGCGCCGCTCTCGAAGGCCTACGTACCAGACCCGGAGCACGTGCCGGCGGGCGAGGGGTTCATCGGCCGGATCCGGGCGATGCGCTACCACCGCAAGTGGGAGCGGATGCCGGTCTTCTTCACGGTGCTGGTCGTGCTGGCGGTCGTGGTCGCGTCGCTCTTCGAGATCCTGCCGACCTTCCTGATCAAGGCCAACGTGCCGACGATCGCGTCGGTCAAGCCGTACACGCCGCTCGAGCTCTACGGGCGCGACATGTACATTCGCGAGGGCTGCTTCAACTGCCATTCGCAGCAGATCCGCCCGCTCCGCTACGAGACCGAGCGGTACGGCGAGTATTCCAAGCCGGGTGAGTCGGTGTACGAGCATCCGTTCCTCTGGGGCTCGCGCCGCATCGGGCCGGATCTGGCGCGCGAGGGCGGGAAGTATCCCAACCTCTGGCACGTGCGCCACTTCGCCAACCCGCGCGAGCTGGCGGCGAAGTCGATCATGCCGGCCTACGCCCACTTCGCGACCAACACCATCGACTGGGACGTGATTCCCAAGCGGATCGATGCGATGGCGATGCTCGGCGTGCCGTACGGCGACGCGATCAACAACGCCGTGCCGATGGCGAAGGCGCAGGCGGCGGAGCTGGCGGCCGAAGTCGAGCGGTCGGGTGGGCCGGCCGGGCTGGCGGACCGCGAGGTGATCGCGATCGTCGCCTACATGCAGCGCCTCGGCCGCGACATCAAGTCGACGCCGGTCGCCGCTGCGGGACGGGCGCCATGA
- a CDS encoding ABC-F family ATP-binding cassette domain-containing protein yields the protein MTLLSASSLAVIFGADTLFSDITFTVMEGDRWGIIGRNGSGKTTLMDIVTGKRAPDRGSMARISGIRVAVMDQYRDLGGEKTVWDAAALGFKELFALERDLAVQADALGTAGDALTQAQLDKYSHDLERFEREGGYAAAARVDAVLAGLGFDPEVSRTRDVASLSGGERGRLALAGQLAAPADLLILDEPTNHLDIATARWLEEYLKSIDEAVLLISHDRAFLDAVVDHVLHLEAKSASVYECGYSEFIEQRAERRSAAMRAFRKQDSKIAAEEDFIRRNIAGGNSSQAKGRRKRLERVPRLTPPPGEEGAMSVSFTAGDRGGDQVLAAEKLEVAVEGRTLLRPWSGILRRGDRVGLVGPNGAGKSTLLKTLLGERPAEGGAVRIMPATRVAYYRQDLGDVDPQKSLYDLIADRRAMWTRGQIQGHLGRFDFSGDSVLRRAGSLSGGERARVALALMMLADANLLVFDEPTNHLDVESIEALEDAISGYDGSVLLVSHDRALLQQLATRIWAFEDGMLYDYPGRFDEWEADAGSRRTARLAAEAETKRRAAARHSAPPPKDASADEAKRRRARERAVEEAEALVAKHEGELAALEASLGDPGLYGGTDRGGISTLTAARDAERRKLDEAMTAWEAAIAALDRP from the coding sequence ATGACGCTGCTTTCCGCCTCCAGTCTCGCCGTCATCTTCGGCGCGGACACGCTCTTCTCGGACATCACCTTCACCGTGATGGAAGGGGACCGCTGGGGCATCATCGGCCGGAACGGGAGCGGCAAGACCACCCTGATGGACATCGTCACCGGCAAGCGGGCGCCGGACCGTGGCAGCATGGCGCGGATCAGCGGCATTCGCGTCGCGGTGATGGATCAGTATCGCGACCTCGGTGGCGAGAAGACGGTGTGGGACGCCGCGGCGCTCGGCTTCAAGGAGCTCTTCGCACTCGAACGCGACCTGGCCGTGCAGGCCGATGCCCTCGGCACCGCCGGTGATGCCCTCACCCAGGCGCAGCTCGACAAATATTCGCACGACCTCGAGCGCTTCGAGCGCGAGGGAGGCTACGCCGCCGCCGCTCGCGTCGATGCCGTGCTCGCCGGTCTCGGCTTCGACCCCGAGGTGTCCCGCACGCGCGACGTCGCCTCGCTCTCGGGGGGTGAGCGCGGTCGCCTGGCGCTCGCGGGCCAGCTCGCCGCCCCGGCCGACCTGCTGATCCTCGACGAACCGACCAACCACCTCGACATCGCCACGGCGCGCTGGCTCGAGGAGTACCTGAAGAGCATCGACGAGGCGGTCCTGCTGATCTCCCACGACCGTGCCTTCCTCGATGCGGTGGTCGATCACGTCCTGCATCTCGAGGCGAAGAGCGCGTCGGTGTACGAGTGCGGCTACTCGGAGTTCATCGAGCAGCGTGCCGAGCGCCGCAGCGCGGCGATGCGGGCCTTCCGGAAGCAGGACTCGAAGATCGCCGCCGAAGAGGACTTCATCCGGCGCAACATCGCCGGCGGCAACTCGTCGCAGGCCAAGGGGCGGCGCAAGCGGCTGGAGCGGGTGCCGCGGCTCACCCCGCCACCGGGCGAGGAAGGGGCGATGTCGGTCTCGTTCACTGCCGGTGATCGCGGCGGCGATCAGGTGCTCGCCGCGGAGAAGCTCGAGGTGGCCGTGGAAGGCCGCACGCTGCTGCGGCCGTGGTCGGGCATTCTCCGGCGTGGCGACCGCGTCGGACTGGTGGGTCCGAACGGCGCCGGGAAGTCGACGCTGCTCAAGACGCTGCTCGGCGAACGTCCCGCCGAGGGCGGCGCCGTGCGCATCATGCCGGCGACGCGCGTGGCGTACTATCGTCAGGACCTCGGTGACGTCGACCCGCAGAAGTCGCTCTACGACCTGATCGCCGATCGGCGGGCGATGTGGACGCGCGGCCAGATCCAGGGGCACCTGGGCCGCTTCGATTTCTCGGGCGACAGCGTGTTGCGTCGGGCGGGGTCGCTGTCCGGCGGCGAGCGCGCTCGGGTGGCCCTCGCATTGATGATGTTGGCCGACGCCAACCTGCTGGTCTTCGACGAGCCGACCAACCACCTCGACGTCGAATCGATCGAGGCGCTCGAGGACGCCATTTCGGGCTACGATGGCAGCGTGCTGCTGGTGTCGCACGACCGCGCGCTCCTGCAGCAGCTGGCGACGCGCATTTGGGCGTTCGAAGACGGGATGCTCTATGACTATCCCGGTCGCTTCGACGAGTGGGAGGCCGATGCCGGCTCGCGCCGCACGGCGCGGCTCGCCGCCGAGGCCGAGACGAAGCGTCGGGCCGCGGCTCGCCACAGTGCCCCGCCGCCGAAGGATGCCTCGGCCGACGAGGCCAAGCGGCGGCGCGCCCGGGAGCGGGCGGTCGAGGAGGCCGAGGCGCTGGTGGCGAAGCACGAGGGGGAGCTGGCTGCCCTTGAAGCCTCCCTGGGCGACCCGGGGCTGTACGGCGGAACCGATCGGGGGGGGATCAGCACCCTGACGGCGGCGAGGGACGCCGAACGGCGGAAGCTGGACGAGGCGATGACGGCCTGGGAAGCGGCGATTGCGGCACTCGATCGCCCCTGA
- a CDS encoding YdiU family protein, whose amino-acid sequence MLRPLHALTWDNRFASLPDAFGERVGPTPLPDPWLVAFNPDVAALLDLDPAAAADPDFLAWVAGNLTLPGTDPVAAIYAGHQFGVWVPQLGDGRAILLGEVTSGNHQHWDVQLKGAGMTRFSRMGDGRAVLRSTIREYLAGEAMAGLGVPTTRALAIAGSDAPVYRERAETAAVLVRVAPSHVRFGSFQLFASRKQADEVRLLADHVIEHHFPECLALPVQQRYAAWYREIVDRTARLMAQWTAVGFAHGVMNTDNMSILGLTLDYGPYGWLERYDPGFICNHSDPSGRYAFDQQPRIGLWNCARLGEALFPLVAQEPALAALESYRTTFETTMDTLVRAKLGLARRLDGDGELASDLFTLMHRAGADYTRTFRLLSAVDANRPETLAPLADAVAAPALLDPWLERWLARVARRRCPARIAVLRWPPSTRNTYCGTGSRRK is encoded by the coding sequence ATGCTTCGCCCCCTGCATGCGCTGACGTGGGACAATCGCTTCGCCTCCCTCCCCGACGCCTTCGGCGAGCGGGTGGGGCCGACGCCGCTGCCCGACCCGTGGCTGGTCGCGTTCAATCCCGACGTCGCCGCCCTGCTCGACCTGGACCCCGCCGCGGCCGCCGACCCGGACTTCCTCGCCTGGGTCGCGGGCAACCTGACCCTGCCCGGCACCGACCCCGTCGCGGCGATCTACGCCGGCCATCAGTTCGGCGTCTGGGTGCCGCAGCTCGGCGACGGCCGCGCCATTCTCCTCGGCGAGGTCACCAGCGGCAATCACCAGCACTGGGACGTGCAGCTGAAGGGTGCCGGGATGACGCGCTTCTCGCGCATGGGCGATGGCCGCGCGGTGCTCCGCTCCACCATCCGCGAGTACCTCGCCGGCGAGGCGATGGCCGGCCTCGGGGTGCCGACCACCCGCGCGTTGGCGATCGCCGGCAGCGACGCGCCGGTCTATCGCGAACGCGCCGAGACCGCCGCCGTCCTCGTCCGCGTGGCACCGTCGCACGTGCGTTTCGGCTCCTTCCAGCTCTTCGCGTCGCGGAAGCAGGCCGACGAGGTGCGCCTCCTCGCCGATCATGTGATCGAGCACCATTTCCCCGAGTGCCTCGCGCTGCCGGTCCAGCAGCGCTACGCCGCGTGGTATCGGGAGATCGTGGACCGAACGGCGCGACTGATGGCACAGTGGACCGCGGTCGGCTTCGCGCATGGCGTGATGAACACCGACAACATGTCGATCCTCGGCCTGACGCTCGATTACGGCCCCTACGGCTGGTTGGAGCGCTACGACCCCGGCTTCATCTGCAACCACTCCGATCCGAGCGGGCGCTACGCCTTCGATCAGCAGCCGCGCATCGGCCTCTGGAACTGCGCCCGCCTCGGCGAGGCGCTCTTCCCGCTGGTGGCGCAGGAGCCGGCGCTCGCTGCGCTCGAATCGTATCGCACCACCTTCGAGACCACGATGGACACCCTGGTGCGCGCCAAGCTCGGCCTCGCGCGCCGGCTCGATGGCGACGGCGAGCTCGCCAGCGATCTCTTCACGCTCATGCACCGCGCGGGTGCGGATTACACCCGCACCTTCCGCCTGCTGTCGGCGGTCGACGCGAATCGTCCCGAAACGCTCGCCCCACTCGCCGATGCGGTCGCCGCGCCGGCGCTGCTCGATCCGTGGCTGGAGCGCTGGCTGGCCCGCGTCGCGAGGAGACGGTGCCCGGCGCGCATCGCCGTGCTGCGATGGCCGCCGTCAACCCGAAATACGTATTGCGGAACTGGATCGCGCAGGAAGTGA
- a CDS encoding peptide chain release factor 3: MADLTPEALAALIARRRTFAIISHPDAGKTTLTEKLLLYGGAIHLAGSVKARRAARHATSDWMALEQQRGISVTSSVMQFAYLGYQVNLLDTPGHADFSEDTYRTLVAADSAVMLLDNRRGVEERTRQLFEVCKMRRMPIFSFVNKCDRPGGDPLQLIGDVETDLGIDIHPVTWPVNTSNGFVGVADRRRGEVLLFDRGGDHGAAMVETRRIPLADGTLADAIGSEAVATLQNELDLLEAAGHPWDEEAIRNGTLSPMFFGSALTNFGVEPFLHDFLAVAPGPLPRPIDGGGEVEPTDPEFTGFVFKIQANMDPKHRDRIAFVRVCSGRFEAGMTVTLARTKKTLRLAQPQQFLARERTEIEEAFPGDVIGILDRGNLRVSDSLSLKGDIAFSGIPRFAPQHFARVVIADPLRRKHLDTGLRQLGEEGAVQVFYQESIAGPVPIVGAVGMLQFDVLLFRLLNEYGAPCRLEPLPFRHARWVRGPEEIIEQMVEGRARMRLFDAKGQSIILFEDEWALRHTMNKGEGLEFLEAAP, from the coding sequence ATGGCTGACCTGACCCCCGAGGCGTTGGCGGCATTGATCGCCCGCCGACGCACCTTCGCGATCATTTCGCACCCCGACGCCGGCAAGACGACGCTGACGGAGAAGCTCCTCCTGTACGGCGGCGCGATCCACCTCGCGGGGTCGGTCAAGGCGCGCCGCGCCGCGCGGCATGCCACGTCGGACTGGATGGCGCTCGAGCAGCAACGCGGCATCTCGGTGACCTCCAGCGTGATGCAGTTCGCGTATCTCGGCTATCAGGTCAACCTGCTCGACACCCCCGGCCACGCCGACTTCTCCGAGGACACCTACCGGACGCTGGTCGCAGCCGACTCGGCAGTGATGCTGCTCGACAATCGCCGTGGCGTCGAGGAACGGACCCGGCAGCTCTTCGAAGTCTGCAAGATGCGCCGGATGCCGATCTTCTCCTTCGTCAACAAGTGCGACCGCCCCGGGGGCGATCCGCTCCAGTTGATCGGCGACGTCGAGACGGACCTCGGGATCGACATCCACCCGGTGACCTGGCCGGTGAACACCTCCAACGGCTTCGTCGGCGTGGCCGACCGGCGACGGGGCGAGGTGCTGCTCTTCGATCGTGGTGGTGACCACGGCGCGGCGATGGTCGAGACCCGCCGCATTCCGCTCGCCGACGGCACGCTGGCCGACGCGATCGGCAGCGAGGCCGTCGCCACCCTGCAGAACGAACTCGACCTGCTCGAGGCCGCGGGCCATCCGTGGGACGAGGAGGCGATCCGCAACGGGACGCTCTCGCCGATGTTCTTCGGCTCGGCGCTCACCAACTTCGGCGTCGAACCGTTCCTGCACGACTTCCTCGCCGTGGCGCCGGGGCCGTTGCCGCGCCCGATCGACGGGGGCGGCGAGGTCGAGCCGACCGACCCGGAGTTCACCGGCTTCGTCTTCAAGATCCAGGCGAACATGGATCCGAAGCATCGCGATCGGATCGCCTTCGTGCGCGTCTGCTCCGGCCGCTTCGAGGCGGGGATGACGGTCACGCTGGCGCGCACCAAGAAGACGCTCCGGCTGGCGCAGCCGCAGCAGTTCCTCGCCCGTGAACGCACCGAAATCGAGGAAGCGTTTCCGGGCGACGTGATCGGCATTCTCGATCGCGGCAACCTGCGCGTCTCCGACTCGCTCTCGCTCAAGGGCGACATCGCCTTCAGCGGCATCCCCCGCTTCGCGCCGCAGCACTTCGCGCGCGTCGTGATCGCCGATCCGCTCCGCCGCAAGCACCTCGACACCGGGCTCCGGCAGCTGGGCGAGGAAGGGGCGGTGCAGGTCTTCTATCAGGAATCGATCGCCGGGCCGGTGCCGATCGTCGGCGCCGTCGGCATGCTGCAGTTCGACGTGCTGCTGTTCCGGCTGCTCAACGAGTACGGGGCGCCGTGCCGCCTCGAGCCGCTCCCCTTCCGCCACGCCCGCTGGGTGCGCGGCCCGGAAGAGATCATCGAGCAGATGGTCGAGGGACGCGCCCGCATGCGGCTGTTCGATGCCAAGGGGCAATCGATCATCCTCTTCGAGGACGAATGGGCGCTGCGGCACACGATGAACAAGGGAGAAGGGTTGGAGTTCCTGGAGGCGGCGCCCTGA
- a CDS encoding vitamin K epoxide reductase family protein, with amino-acid sequence MSAPDDDGLTPRHWIALTALVSGVVATYLHLWKIGLAGQLACTANHGCEIAQFSPYGYVFGVDVALIGAVGYTMVFITAMIGVQPRWIRDPRTTKLLALMVYPALLFTLRLKYGEFIVLKTFCPWCAVSAVTITLHSVLVWMDWRRVK; translated from the coding sequence ATGTCCGCCCCCGACGATGACGGCCTGACGCCGCGCCACTGGATTGCCCTGACCGCCCTCGTCTCCGGGGTGGTCGCCACCTACCTCCACCTCTGGAAGATCGGCCTCGCCGGCCAACTGGCCTGCACCGCCAATCACGGCTGCGAAATCGCCCAGTTCTCGCCGTACGGGTACGTCTTCGGGGTCGACGTCGCCCTGATCGGGGCGGTCGGCTACACCATGGTCTTCATCACGGCGATGATCGGGGTGCAGCCGCGCTGGATCCGCGACCCCCGCACCACGAAGCTGCTGGCGCTGATGGTCTACCCCGCCCTGCTCTTCACGCTCCGCCTCAAGTACGGCGAGTTCATCGTCCTGAAGACGTTTTGTCCGTGGTGCGCGGTGTCGGCGGTGACGATTACGCTGCATAGCGTGCTGGTGTGGATGGACTGGCGGCGAGTCAAATGA
- a CDS encoding MFS transporter: protein MHDPWAALRLPDFRRFLTAHFTTTLGIQIQGVVVAWQMYLDTHDPLALGLIGLAEALPNIATALFAGHVADRMDRRKLALLATITLLACSLALALLAGLTGEAAEHRVLGAYLVIAVSGIARAFLQPARTALAAAMVTREVQANAVTWRSTTWQLGAVVGPALGGILNVWLGAQGSYLVDASLIVVALVALLAIQFRGAPPVAEMAEPIRESLAAGIRFLRGQQVLLGAMTLDLFSVLFGGAVALLPIFAADILHVGAWGLGVLRAAPAVGAVAMSLVLAWRPPMQRAGRALLFAVAWFGLFTIGFGLARTLWLSTLFLVLTGAADMVSVVVRSTLLQLLVPNHLMGRVTSVNQIFVGSSNEIGSFESGLAARLIGAVPAVLLGGGITLAVVGGTWRWAPKLREVGRLDEVGR from the coding sequence ATGCACGACCCCTGGGCCGCCCTCCGGCTGCCGGACTTCCGCCGTTTCCTGACGGCCCATTTCACCACGACGCTCGGGATTCAGATCCAGGGCGTCGTTGTCGCGTGGCAGATGTACCTCGACACCCACGATCCGCTGGCGCTCGGATTGATCGGGCTGGCCGAGGCGCTCCCCAACATTGCGACGGCGCTCTTTGCCGGGCATGTCGCCGATCGGATGGACCGGCGCAAGCTGGCGCTGCTCGCCACGATCACGCTGCTGGCCTGTTCGCTGGCGCTGGCGCTGCTGGCGGGGCTCACTGGCGAGGCCGCGGAGCATCGCGTCCTCGGCGCGTACCTGGTGATTGCGGTCAGCGGGATCGCGCGCGCCTTCCTGCAGCCGGCGCGGACAGCGCTCGCTGCGGCGATGGTGACGCGCGAGGTGCAGGCCAACGCCGTCACCTGGCGCAGCACGACGTGGCAACTCGGTGCCGTGGTCGGCCCCGCGCTCGGCGGGATCCTCAACGTCTGGCTCGGCGCGCAGGGGAGCTATCTGGTCGACGCGTCGCTGATCGTGGTCGCGCTGGTGGCGCTGCTGGCGATCCAGTTCCGCGGCGCACCGCCCGTTGCCGAGATGGCCGAGCCGATCCGCGAGTCACTCGCCGCGGGCATCCGCTTCCTGCGCGGGCAGCAGGTGCTCCTCGGCGCGATGACGCTCGATCTCTTCTCGGTGCTCTTTGGCGGGGCGGTCGCGCTGCTGCCGATCTTCGCGGCCGACATCCTGCACGTCGGTGCCTGGGGGCTTGGCGTGTTGCGCGCGGCGCCGGCGGTCGGCGCGGTCGCGATGTCGCTGGTGCTGGCCTGGCGGCCACCGATGCAGCGCGCGGGGCGCGCGTTGCTCTTCGCCGTGGCATGGTTCGGCCTCTTCACGATCGGCTTCGGACTGGCGCGCACCCTCTGGCTCTCGACCCTCTTCCTGGTGCTCACCGGCGCGGCCGACATGGTCTCGGTGGTCGTGCGCTCGACGCTGTTGCAGCTGCTGGTGCCCAATCACCTGATGGGGCGGGTCACCAGCGTCAACCAGATCTTCGTCGGCTCAAGCAACGAGATCGGTTCCTTCGAGTCAGGCCTCGCCGCGCGCCTGATCGGCGCCGTTCCCGCGGTGCTGCTCGGCGGCGGCATTACACTGGCGGTGGTCGGTGGGACGTGGCGGTGGGCGCCGAAGTTGAGAGAGGTGGGGAGGCTGGACGAGGTGGGGAGATGA
- a CDS encoding S1/P1 nuclease: MRRCLLAVVLLLGAASSARADHDDLFWGQLGHRIIARVAAARLTPAARLAVRDLIPGETLASVASWADSIRPSRPETGPWHYVNIPIWDSIYRPKTVCPDGTCVIAMLEKEIAILRDRSKPRSERAEALKWVVHLMGDMHQPLHVGDRGDRGGNDVKLTWAGKAWTLHSLWDTGLLVATGVPEERFVVEIGRTLDQRGDLATLTRGSIVDWAMESHDVARDVAYPFLPTSLDVDPSYLAKVRVILEDRVLRASVRLAKVLNEALAKG, translated from the coding sequence ATGCGTCGTTGCCTGCTTGCCGTCGTGCTCCTGTTGGGCGCGGCTTCCTCAGCCCGTGCCGATCATGACGACCTCTTCTGGGGCCAGCTCGGGCACCGGATCATCGCCCGCGTGGCCGCGGCCCGCCTGACGCCGGCCGCGCGGCTCGCCGTCCGCGACCTGATCCCCGGCGAAACCCTCGCCTCGGTCGCCTCCTGGGCCGACAGCATCCGTCCCTCGCGGCCCGAGACCGGCCCCTGGCACTACGTCAACATCCCGATCTGGGACTCGATCTATCGGCCGAAGACGGTCTGCCCGGATGGCACCTGCGTGATCGCGATGCTGGAGAAGGAGATTGCCATCCTGCGCGACCGTTCAAAGCCACGCAGTGAACGGGCCGAGGCGCTGAAGTGGGTGGTGCACCTGATGGGCGACATGCATCAGCCGCTCCACGTCGGCGATCGCGGCGACCGCGGCGGCAACGACGTGAAGTTGACCTGGGCTGGCAAGGCGTGGACGCTGCACTCGCTCTGGGACACCGGCCTGCTGGTGGCGACCGGGGTGCCGGAGGAGCGGTTCGTCGTCGAGATCGGCCGCACCCTCGACCAGCGCGGCGATCTCGCGACCCTCACCCGCGGCTCGATCGTGGACTGGGCCATGGAATCCCACGACGTGGCGCGCGACGTGGCCTACCCCTTCCTGCCAACGTCGCTCGACGTCGATCCGAGCTACCTCGCCAAGGTGCGAGTGATCCTTGAGGATCGCGTCCTCCGCGCGAGCGTCCGGCTGGCGAAGGTGTTGAACGAGGCGTTGGCGAAGGGCTGA
- a CDS encoding DoxX family protein, with product MFRSLNRTTNDIVPFIARVTLALFILPHGLQKSAGLFGGYGIAGTVGFMESLGVPTALAYVAIAVESIGGIALLFGVFGRLAAAALGVQMITAALMMHRASFFVGQQGGGFELHLLAVGLALIVLLKGSGRWSVDGLQAA from the coding sequence ATGTTCCGCTCGCTGAATCGCACCACCAACGACATCGTCCCGTTCATTGCCCGGGTCACCCTGGCGCTCTTCATCCTGCCGCACGGGCTGCAGAAGTCGGCCGGCCTCTTCGGTGGCTACGGCATCGCCGGGACGGTGGGCTTCATGGAGTCGCTTGGCGTCCCGACGGCGCTCGCTTACGTCGCGATTGCGGTGGAATCGATCGGCGGGATCGCGTTGCTGTTCGGCGTCTTCGGTCGGCTGGCCGCCGCCGCCCTCGGCGTGCAGATGATCACGGCCGCCCTGATGATGCACCGCGCGTCGTTCTTCGTCGGGCAGCAGGGCGGCGGCTTCGAGCTGCATCTGCTGGCCGTCGGCCTCGCGCTGATCGTGCTGCTGAAGGGGAGCGGACGGTGGAGCGTGGATGGGCTGCAGGCGGCGTAA